A stretch of the Marinobacter sp. JH2 genome encodes the following:
- a CDS encoding ABC transporter substrate-binding protein has product MTSSKHLDRQARLGLISRRRFLKTTAAAGIVTAGAGTFAIPAFGTNSAPTPKRGGHFRLGLSRGSTTDGLDPAKYADVFMQSVGFAIHNYLTELTEDGDLVGELAENWEPAPDASRWVFRIRKGVTFHDGKPMTSADVVASFNHHRGEQSQSAAKGIVDPIESIETDGSHTVIFNLTAPNADFPAVTSDYHMAILPAKDGGVDYESGNGCGGYILERLEPGVEAVVTRNPSYWKSDRAWFDKVTFLAITDAAARTNALRTGQIDAMDRVDLKTVNLLKMDPNLMVNSVDSDQIYYFPMNTQAAPFSDNNVRLALKHAIDREDLVTRVLKGYGRVGNDHPIGGSYRYFADLPQRHYDPDKARHYLKKAGHDSLSVDLSTSSAVFTGAVDAAVLFKEHAAKAGININVRREPADGYWDNVWMKRPWSMSYSSPRVTEDWFFSQYYSADAAWNDTNWQNERFNTLLVQARAELDSDKRVQMYAEMQRLIHDQGGAVAPAFSAYVSAARNNVGHGKIAVNRDMDGNRIAERWWFKG; this is encoded by the coding sequence ATGACTAGCAGTAAGCATCTGGATCGTCAGGCTCGATTAGGCTTGATATCCCGTCGTCGTTTTCTCAAAACAACAGCAGCGGCTGGCATTGTGACTGCCGGTGCGGGCACATTTGCCATACCTGCGTTCGGAACCAACAGCGCCCCCACTCCTAAACGTGGCGGTCATTTCCGTCTGGGTCTTTCGCGAGGCTCTACTACTGACGGTCTGGATCCCGCCAAGTATGCCGATGTATTTATGCAGTCGGTGGGCTTTGCTATCCATAATTACCTGACCGAGCTGACCGAAGACGGCGATCTGGTGGGTGAGCTGGCCGAGAACTGGGAGCCAGCGCCGGATGCCTCACGTTGGGTGTTCCGGATTCGTAAGGGCGTTACCTTCCACGACGGCAAGCCGATGACTTCAGCCGATGTAGTGGCCTCGTTTAACCATCACCGGGGTGAGCAGTCGCAATCGGCGGCCAAAGGCATTGTCGATCCGATTGAAAGCATCGAGACCGATGGTTCCCATACGGTGATTTTCAATCTGACCGCCCCGAATGCTGACTTCCCTGCAGTCACCTCCGACTACCACATGGCGATCCTGCCGGCGAAAGACGGTGGTGTGGATTACGAGTCCGGCAACGGCTGTGGCGGCTATATTCTTGAGCGCCTGGAACCGGGCGTTGAGGCGGTGGTTACCCGTAATCCGTCGTACTGGAAATCCGATAGAGCCTGGTTCGACAAAGTCACCTTCCTGGCCATCACCGATGCCGCGGCGCGCACCAATGCCCTTCGCACCGGCCAGATTGATGCCATGGACCGGGTTGACCTGAAAACCGTCAACCTGCTGAAAATGGACCCGAACCTGATGGTGAACTCGGTCGACAGCGACCAGATTTACTACTTCCCGATGAATACTCAGGCGGCGCCGTTCAGCGACAACAATGTGCGCCTGGCACTGAAGCACGCCATTGACCGGGAGGATCTCGTCACTCGGGTGCTGAAGGGCTATGGCCGGGTAGGCAACGATCATCCGATTGGTGGCTCTTATCGCTACTTCGCGGACTTACCACAGCGTCATTACGACCCGGACAAGGCGCGCCATTACCTGAAAAAGGCCGGGCACGATTCGTTATCGGTGGATCTGAGCACCTCCAGTGCGGTGTTTACCGGCGCTGTCGATGCCGCCGTGCTGTTCAAGGAACACGCGGCCAAGGCGGGGATTAATATCAATGTGCGGCGTGAGCCGGCGGATGGTTACTGGGACAACGTGTGGATGAAGCGCCCCTGGTCGATGTCTTACTCCAGCCCGCGGGTGACCGAAGACTGGTTCTTCTCCCAGTACTATTCGGCCGACGCCGCCTGGAACGATACTAACTGGCAGAACGAACGTTTCAACACGCTGCTGGTGCAGGCCCGTGCTGAACTGGACTCCGACAAGCGGGTGCAGATGTACGCTGAAATGCAGCGCTTGATCCATGATCAGGGTGGTGCCGTGGCACCGGCATTTTCGGCGTATGTGAGCGCAGCCCGGAACAACGTGGGCCATGGCAAGATCGCGGTGAATCGCGATATGGATGGCAATCGGATTGCCGAACGCTGGTGGTTCAAGGGCTGA
- a CDS encoding acetyl-CoA C-acetyltransferase yields MAQAQKSSKSKTAKPSNGIRRVAVIGGNRTPFARSNTAYNKISNQEMLTSSLRGLVDRYNLQGKRLGEVVAGAVIKHSRDFNLTREAVLSSGLAPETSAYDIQQACGTGLEAAILVANKIALGQIECGIAGGTDTTSDAPIGVGEGLREILLDLNRAKTAKERLKIVTRFRPSHLAPEIPTNGEPRTGLSMGDHCQITAKEWNIAREDQDQLAYESHQKLAKAYEEGFFEDLITPLAGLNKDNILRPDTTLEKLATLKPCFDRENGTMTAANSTALTDGASCVLLASEEWAKENGLEVRAWLTFSEVAAVDFVDKKEGLLMAPAYAVPRMLERAGLTLQDFDFYEIHEAFAAQVLSTLKAWEDPTFCKERLGLDKPLGSIDRSKMNVKGSSLATGHPFAATGGRIVSTLAKLLEEKGSGRGLISICAAGGQGITAILER; encoded by the coding sequence ATGGCACAGGCTCAGAAAAGCTCGAAATCCAAAACTGCGAAACCGAGCAATGGTATTCGTCGCGTAGCGGTTATCGGCGGTAATCGTACTCCGTTCGCCCGCTCCAACACGGCCTACAACAAAATCAGCAATCAGGAAATGCTGACGTCTAGCCTGCGTGGCCTGGTGGATCGTTACAACCTGCAAGGTAAGCGTTTGGGTGAGGTGGTTGCTGGTGCGGTTATCAAGCATTCGCGTGATTTCAACCTGACCCGTGAGGCGGTGCTTAGCTCTGGCCTGGCGCCCGAAACTTCGGCATACGACATACAGCAAGCGTGTGGCACTGGCCTTGAGGCTGCCATTCTTGTGGCAAACAAAATTGCCTTGGGGCAAATCGAGTGTGGTATTGCGGGTGGCACAGACACCACCTCAGATGCTCCTATCGGTGTTGGCGAAGGTCTGCGTGAGATTCTGTTGGACCTTAACCGCGCCAAGACAGCTAAAGAGCGTCTGAAAATCGTGACCCGTTTCCGCCCAAGCCATCTGGCTCCTGAAATTCCGACCAACGGAGAGCCGCGCACTGGCTTGTCCATGGGCGATCACTGCCAGATCACCGCGAAAGAGTGGAACATCGCGCGGGAAGATCAGGATCAGCTCGCTTATGAGAGTCATCAAAAGCTGGCTAAGGCCTACGAAGAAGGTTTCTTTGAGGATTTGATCACGCCGCTGGCGGGCCTGAATAAAGACAACATTCTGCGCCCGGACACAACGCTTGAAAAGCTGGCCACACTGAAGCCCTGCTTTGATCGTGAAAACGGCACCATGACGGCTGCCAACAGTACCGCGCTAACTGACGGTGCCTCTTGCGTGCTGCTGGCCAGTGAAGAGTGGGCCAAAGAAAATGGCTTAGAAGTCCGTGCATGGCTGACTTTCTCGGAAGTTGCTGCGGTTGATTTCGTGGATAAGAAAGAGGGCTTGTTGATGGCGCCTGCTTATGCCGTTCCGCGTATGCTGGAAAGGGCAGGGCTGACACTGCAGGATTTCGATTTCTACGAAATTCACGAAGCCTTTGCCGCTCAGGTTCTTTCAACGCTAAAAGCTTGGGAAGACCCTACGTTCTGTAAGGAACGCCTCGGTTTGGACAAGCCGCTGGGCAGCATCGACCGTTCGAAGATGAACGTAAAAGGCTCCAGTCTGGCAACCGGCCACCCGTTTGCAGCCACCGGTGGTCGTATTGTCTCGACACTGGCCAAATTGCTGGAAGAGAAGGGGAGTGGTCGCGGCCTGATTTCTATCTGTGCGGCAGGGGGCCAGGGTATTACAGCCATTCTTGAGCGCTAA
- a CDS encoding 3-oxoacyl-ACP reductase produces the protein MSDLYLKLVNTPVGKSAAQSLGLPSPNPLKRLKRSDQPYLEGDVLVGAGSGAKAVATLGATLGASPANLFHATGLDTLDESAKVGNKAEALDVTGELNGKFSALVFDATGLKTPQELRALYDFFHPSIRKLAANGRILVIGQDPHTCRKAPQAAAQQSLEGFVRAMGKEIGKKGATANLIWMAPNAENQLDSSVRFFLSPRSAYVSGQFVRIGKADTAKATNPVAPLAGKVALVTGASRGIGASIAETLSRDGATVIGLDIPQALEELKTVTDAIKGKALACDITDEKAPKLIADFIASETGGLDFVVHNAGITRDKTLGNMPEHFWDMTIAVNLTAEELIDEELIHRNLLNENGRIVCISSISGIAGNFGQTNYSCAKSGVIGYVEAMSKQLKDGITINVIAPGFIETQMTAAMPFTIREAGRRMNSLSQGGQPIDVAEAIAWYCNPASAGVTGNVVRVCGQSLIGK, from the coding sequence ATGTCAGATCTCTATCTTAAGCTCGTCAACACACCTGTCGGCAAATCTGCCGCCCAATCGTTAGGCTTGCCCTCACCTAACCCGCTAAAGCGCCTGAAGCGTTCCGACCAGCCTTATCTTGAAGGCGATGTACTGGTTGGCGCCGGCTCCGGCGCAAAAGCGGTCGCAACATTAGGTGCCACACTAGGAGCCAGCCCGGCCAACTTATTTCACGCAACCGGCCTGGACACATTGGACGAATCCGCAAAAGTAGGCAACAAAGCCGAAGCATTGGATGTGACCGGCGAACTGAACGGAAAATTCTCTGCTTTGGTTTTTGACGCAACCGGCCTGAAAACGCCACAAGAATTGCGTGCATTGTACGATTTCTTTCACCCGAGCATCCGCAAACTGGCTGCCAACGGCCGCATTCTGGTGATCGGACAGGACCCACACACATGCCGAAAAGCGCCTCAGGCGGCTGCACAGCAATCGCTTGAGGGCTTTGTGCGGGCCATGGGTAAAGAAATCGGCAAAAAAGGCGCCACAGCTAACCTGATATGGATGGCACCGAATGCCGAGAACCAGCTGGACTCCAGCGTACGTTTCTTCCTGTCGCCTCGCTCAGCCTATGTGTCAGGTCAATTTGTCCGCATCGGAAAGGCCGACACGGCGAAGGCCACTAATCCGGTTGCCCCTCTCGCCGGTAAGGTCGCACTGGTTACCGGTGCGTCTCGCGGTATCGGCGCATCCATTGCCGAAACCTTGTCTCGCGATGGTGCAACCGTCATTGGCCTGGATATCCCCCAAGCCCTGGAGGAACTGAAAACCGTCACAGACGCCATCAAAGGTAAAGCTCTGGCCTGCGATATCACTGACGAAAAAGCGCCTAAGCTGATCGCAGACTTCATCGCCTCAGAAACCGGCGGCTTAGACTTTGTAGTTCATAACGCAGGCATCACCCGCGACAAGACTCTTGGCAACATGCCTGAGCACTTCTGGGACATGACCATTGCGGTCAACCTAACAGCAGAAGAGCTGATCGACGAAGAGCTGATACATCGCAACCTGCTAAACGAGAACGGCCGCATTGTGTGCATCTCGTCCATCAGCGGCATTGCGGGTAACTTCGGTCAGACCAACTACTCCTGCGCTAAAAGTGGCGTAATAGGCTACGTTGAAGCCATGTCCAAGCAGCTTAAGGACGGCATTACCATCAACGTTATCGCCCCAGGCTTTATCGAAACGCAAATGACGGCCGCCATGCCCTTCACCATCCGTGAAGCCGGACGACGCATGAACAGCCTGTCTCAGGGCGGCCAGCCAATTGACGTTGCGGAAGCCATTGCCTGGTACTGCAACCCAGCTTCTGCGGGCGTTACCGGCAACGTTGTGCGGGTTTGCGGCCAGTCTTTGATTGGCAAATAA